One region of Bradyrhizobium betae genomic DNA includes:
- the gltA gene encoding citrate synthase, producing the protein MDAKSSNKTATLTVGNKNYDLPIHSGSVGPDVIDIGKLYGQSGLFTYDPGFTSTASCQSKITYIDGDAGVLEYRGYPIEQLAENGDFLETCYLLLFGELPSAAQKKDFDDRVIHHTMVHEQMARFFQGFRRDAHPMAIMVAAVGALAAFYHDSTDINDPKQRMIASMRMIAKIPTLAAMAYKYTVGQPFVYPKNSLKFAENFLHMCFAVPCEDYKMNPVLAEALDKIFILHADHEQNASTSTVRIAGSSGANPFACIAAGIACLWGPAHGGANEAALAMLAEIGTVDKIPEFIAKVKDKNSEVRLMGFGHRVYKNYDPRAKIMQKMCHAVLKETGHGDDPMLKVALELERIALSDQYFIDRKLYPNVDFYSGITLKAMGFPVSMFTVLFAVARTVGWISQWSEMIEDPQQKIGRPRQLYTGVTKRDYVAIKDRK; encoded by the coding sequence ATGGACGCAAAATCAAGCAATAAGACCGCCACGCTGACGGTCGGAAACAAGAACTACGATCTCCCGATCCACAGCGGCAGCGTCGGGCCTGACGTCATCGACATCGGCAAGCTCTATGGCCAGTCCGGCCTGTTCACCTACGACCCCGGCTTCACCTCGACCGCGAGCTGCCAGTCCAAGATCACCTATATCGATGGTGACGCGGGCGTGCTGGAATACCGCGGCTATCCGATCGAGCAGCTCGCCGAGAACGGCGACTTCCTCGAGACCTGCTATCTCCTGCTGTTCGGCGAGCTGCCGAGCGCCGCGCAGAAGAAGGATTTCGACGACCGCGTGATCCATCACACGATGGTGCACGAGCAGATGGCCCGCTTCTTCCAGGGCTTCCGCCGCGACGCCCATCCGATGGCGATCATGGTGGCCGCGGTCGGCGCGCTCGCCGCGTTCTATCACGACAGCACCGACATCAACGATCCGAAGCAGCGCATGATCGCTTCCATGCGCATGATCGCGAAGATCCCGACGCTGGCGGCGATGGCCTACAAGTACACCGTCGGCCAGCCCTTCGTGTACCCGAAGAACTCGCTCAAGTTCGCCGAGAACTTCCTGCACATGTGCTTCGCCGTGCCGTGCGAGGACTACAAGATGAATCCGGTGCTCGCTGAAGCGCTGGACAAGATCTTCATCCTGCATGCCGATCACGAGCAGAACGCCTCGACCTCTACGGTGCGCATTGCCGGCTCCTCCGGCGCCAACCCGTTCGCATGCATCGCCGCCGGCATCGCCTGCCTCTGGGGGCCGGCGCATGGCGGCGCCAACGAAGCAGCTCTGGCGATGCTCGCCGAGATCGGCACCGTGGACAAGATCCCCGAGTTCATCGCCAAGGTGAAGGACAAGAATTCTGAAGTCCGCCTGATGGGCTTCGGTCACCGCGTCTACAAGAACTACGATCCGCGCGCCAAGATCATGCAGAAGATGTGTCACGCCGTGCTCAAGGAGACCGGCCATGGCGACGATCCGATGCTGAAGGTGGCGCTCGAGCTGGAGCGCATCGCGCTCAGCGACCAGTACTTCATCGACCGCAAGCTGTACCCGAACGTCGACTTCTATTCGGGCATCACGCTGAAGGCGATGGGCTTCCCGGTCTCGATGTTCACCGTGCTGTTCGCGGTCGCCCGCACCGTCGGCTGGATCAGCCAGTGGAGTGAGATGATCGAGGATCCGCAGCAGAAGATCGGCCGTCCGCGCCAGCTCTACACCGGCGTCACCAAGCGCGACTACGTCGCGATCAAGGACCGCAAGTAA
- a CDS encoding glutamine--tRNA ligase/YqeY domain fusion protein, which yields MSTEPVATEVGRDFIRDIIQADLDQAKYKEIVTRFPPEPNGYLHIGHAKSIALNFGIAQEFPGRCHLRFDDTNPVKEEQEYIDSIQADVRWLGFDWGKNLFFASDYFDRLYEWAEKLIRDGLAYVDDQTQEEIRTSRGTLTEPGKNSPFRDRSVDENLDLFRRMKAGEFPNGARVLRAKIDMGAGNINLRDPVLYRILHAHHPRTGTKWSIYPSYDYAHGQSDAIEGITHSICTLEFEDHRPLYDWFIEKLPVPSKPHQYEFARLNLTYTLLSKRVLTQLVRDGHVAGWDDPRMPTMAGMRRRGVPPAALREFVKRIGVAKANSVVDVGMLEFCIREELNRTSQRRMGVLRPLKVVIENYPEGQTEELEAINHPDDSSAGTRKITFGRELYIEQDDFMENPPKKFFRLSPGNEVRLRYAYFVKCTGVIKNDAGEVVELRCTYDPATRGGNAPDGRKVKATMHWLPAATSRPAEIRIYNQLFANPSPDASNFAADLNPQSLEILADARIEASVAESNSMEPMQFERQGYFVRDKDSTPGKPVFSRTIGLRDTFAKEVAKG from the coding sequence ATGAGCACAGAACCGGTGGCGACTGAGGTTGGGCGCGATTTCATTCGCGACATCATCCAGGCAGACCTCGATCAGGCCAAATACAAGGAGATCGTGACCCGGTTCCCGCCGGAGCCGAACGGCTACCTGCATATTGGTCACGCCAAGTCGATCGCGCTCAATTTCGGCATCGCCCAGGAGTTTCCGGGCCGCTGCCATCTGCGCTTCGACGATACCAACCCGGTCAAGGAAGAGCAGGAATATATCGATTCCATCCAGGCCGACGTGCGCTGGCTCGGCTTCGACTGGGGCAAGAACCTGTTCTTCGCCTCGGACTATTTCGATCGTCTGTACGAATGGGCCGAGAAGCTGATCCGCGACGGGCTCGCATATGTCGACGACCAGACCCAGGAGGAGATCCGCACTTCGCGCGGCACGCTGACCGAGCCCGGCAAGAACTCGCCGTTCCGCGACCGCTCCGTGGACGAGAATCTCGACCTGTTCCGCCGCATGAAGGCCGGCGAATTTCCCAACGGCGCGCGCGTGCTGCGGGCGAAGATCGACATGGGTGCGGGCAACATCAATCTGCGAGACCCCGTGCTGTACCGCATCCTGCATGCGCACCATCCGCGCACCGGGACCAAGTGGAGCATCTATCCGAGCTACGATTACGCGCACGGCCAGTCGGACGCCATTGAAGGCATCACGCACTCGATCTGCACGCTGGAGTTCGAGGACCATCGGCCGCTCTACGACTGGTTCATCGAAAAACTGCCGGTGCCGTCGAAGCCACATCAGTACGAATTCGCGCGGCTGAACCTGACCTACACGCTGCTGTCCAAGCGCGTGCTGACCCAGCTCGTGCGCGACGGCCATGTCGCCGGCTGGGATGATCCGCGGATGCCGACCATGGCGGGCATGCGCCGCCGCGGCGTGCCGCCGGCCGCCTTGCGCGAATTCGTCAAGCGCATCGGCGTCGCCAAGGCAAACAGCGTGGTCGATGTCGGCATGCTCGAGTTCTGCATCCGCGAGGAACTGAACCGCACCTCGCAGCGGCGCATGGGCGTGCTGCGGCCGCTCAAGGTGGTGATCGAGAACTATCCGGAAGGGCAGACCGAGGAGCTCGAGGCGATCAACCATCCCGACGATTCCAGTGCGGGCACGCGCAAGATCACCTTCGGCCGAGAACTCTATATCGAGCAGGACGACTTCATGGAGAACCCGCCCAAGAAGTTCTTCCGCCTGTCGCCGGGGAACGAGGTACGGCTGCGCTACGCCTACTTCGTCAAGTGCACCGGCGTGATCAAGAACGATGCGGGCGAGGTGGTGGAGCTGCGCTGCACCTATGATCCCGCGACCAGGGGCGGCAACGCGCCCGACGGCCGCAAGGTCAAGGCGACCATGCACTGGCTGCCGGCGGCAACGTCCAGGCCGGCGGAGATCCGCATCTACAACCAGCTGTTCGCCAATCCGAGCCCGGACGCCTCGAATTTCGCAGCCGACCTCAATCCGCAGTCGCTGGAGATTTTGGCGGACGCCCGGATCGAGGCATCGGTTGCGGAAAGCAATTCGATGGAGCCGATGCAGTTCGAGCGCCAGGGCTATTTCGTGCGCGACAAGGACTCGACGCCGGGCAAGCCGGTGTTCTCGCGCACCATCGGCCTGCGCGACACGTTCGCGAAGGAAGTCGCCAAGGGCTGA
- a CDS encoding LpxI family protein, whose product MTSAAAEISSPVGVIAGGGAMPFAVADSLAAHGITPVLFPLRGACDPARVEEFRHRWISVGQLGRAMRLFREEGCRDLVFIGTLVRPSLTEIRFDVTTLRLLGNVIRAFRGGDDHLLSGVGRILEQGGFRMVGIKDVAPDLLMPEGCISRAWPSDNSKADIERGRAVLTALGPFDIGQGVVVIDGHVVAVEDIEGTDALLARVARLREEGRIRAATGRGVLVKMPKSGQDLRFDLPTIGPRTLEGVAKAGLAGIAVIAGNTIAAEPQAMIAFADAKYLFVIGLPA is encoded by the coding sequence ATGACATCGGCGGCGGCAGAGATTTCATCACCGGTCGGCGTGATCGCCGGCGGCGGCGCGATGCCGTTCGCCGTTGCCGATTCGCTTGCCGCGCACGGCATCACGCCGGTGCTGTTCCCGCTGCGCGGCGCCTGCGATCCGGCGCGGGTGGAGGAATTCCGCCATCGCTGGATCTCGGTCGGGCAGCTCGGCCGCGCCATGCGGCTGTTCCGCGAGGAGGGCTGCCGCGACCTCGTCTTCATCGGCACCCTGGTGCGGCCTTCGCTGACCGAAATCCGCTTCGACGTCACGACGCTGCGCCTGCTCGGCAACGTCATCCGTGCCTTCCGCGGTGGCGACGATCATCTGCTGTCCGGTGTCGGCCGTATCCTCGAGCAGGGCGGCTTTCGCATGGTCGGCATCAAGGATGTCGCGCCCGATCTGCTGATGCCCGAGGGCTGCATCAGCCGGGCCTGGCCCAGCGACAACAGCAAGGCCGACATCGAGCGCGGTCGCGCCGTGCTGACCGCGCTCGGCCCGTTCGACATCGGCCAGGGCGTGGTCGTGATCGACGGCCATGTGGTGGCGGTCGAGGACATCGAGGGCACCGACGCGCTGCTCGCGCGTGTCGCGCGCTTGCGCGAGGAGGGCCGCATCCGCGCCGCCACCGGTCGCGGCGTTCTGGTGAAGATGCCGAAGAGCGGCCAGGATCTGCGCTTTGACCTGCCGACGATCGGTCCGCGCACGCTCGAAGGTGTCGCCAAGGCGGGCCTTGCCGGAATCGCAGTTATCGCCGGCAATACCATCGCCGCCGAACCGCAGGCGATGATCGCGTTCGCCGACGCCAAATATCTCTTCGTCATCGGTCTGCCGGCGTGA
- a CDS encoding YybH family protein codes for MGSEADAIVSAIIAKWCAGFATLDAAALSSLYAKNAFFFGSNPKLYRGKEGVADYFNGLPRWRKPGALFSEVQAAQAGPDLINMGATISFDLAGERPDLVVKMSWVIIREDGDWKIVNHHASAKAPLI; via the coding sequence ATGGGCAGTGAAGCCGACGCCATCGTTTCCGCCATCATCGCGAAATGGTGCGCCGGCTTCGCTACGCTCGACGCCGCCGCGCTGTCGTCGCTCTATGCCAAGAATGCCTTCTTCTTCGGCTCCAACCCAAAGCTCTACAGGGGCAAGGAAGGCGTCGCCGACTATTTCAACGGCCTGCCGCGCTGGCGCAAGCCGGGCGCTTTGTTTTCCGAGGTGCAGGCCGCGCAGGCCGGCCCTGATCTGATCAACATGGGCGCGACCATCTCGTTCGATCTTGCCGGCGAACGCCCCGATCTCGTCGTCAAGATGAGCTGGGTCATCATCCGCGAGGACGGCGACTGGAAGATCGTCAATCACCACGCCTCGGCGAAGGCGCCGCTGATCTAG
- the lpxA gene encoding acyl-ACP--UDP-N-acetylglucosamine O-acyltransferase: MNKIDPTARVADGAVIGEGTEIGPYCIIGPHVVIGQNCKLIGQVTVIGHTSVGDNCVISPFAVLGGAPQDLSYKGEPTTLEIGSGCTIREGATMNVGTIKGGGRTRVGNDGYFMNNSHVGHDCMVGNNVIFATSATLGGHCEIGDAVYIGGLSAVHQFTRIGPYVMVGGVCGVRDDVIPYGLVNGQYAVLESLNLIGMKRRKFTKQRLATVRAFYQKLFHGAGTFAERLEAVRPLAGEDPAIAEILGFIGKGKRPLCLPAISK; this comes from the coding sequence ATGAATAAGATTGATCCCACCGCACGGGTCGCCGACGGCGCCGTGATCGGCGAGGGCACCGAGATCGGGCCCTATTGCATCATCGGCCCGCATGTCGTGATCGGCCAGAACTGCAAGCTGATCGGACAGGTCACGGTCATCGGCCACACGTCGGTCGGCGACAATTGCGTGATCTCGCCATTCGCGGTGCTGGGCGGGGCGCCCCAGGATCTCAGCTACAAGGGCGAGCCGACCACGCTCGAAATCGGTTCCGGCTGCACCATTCGCGAAGGCGCGACGATGAACGTCGGCACGATCAAGGGCGGCGGGCGGACGCGCGTCGGCAATGACGGCTACTTCATGAACAACAGTCACGTCGGTCATGATTGTATGGTCGGCAACAACGTGATCTTCGCGACCTCGGCGACGCTCGGTGGCCACTGCGAGATCGGCGATGCCGTCTATATCGGCGGCCTGTCCGCAGTGCATCAGTTCACGCGCATCGGGCCGTATGTGATGGTCGGCGGAGTCTGCGGCGTGCGCGACGACGTCATCCCGTATGGGCTGGTCAACGGCCAGTATGCGGTGCTGGAGAGCCTCAACCTGATCGGCATGAAGCGGCGCAAGTTCACCAAGCAGCGTCTTGCGACCGTGCGCGCGTTCTACCAGAAGCTCTTCCACGGCGCCGGCACGTTCGCCGAGCGGCTGGAGGCGGTGCGGCCGCTCGCCGGCGAGGATCCGGCGATCGCCGAGATCCTCGGCTTCATCGGCAAGGGCAAACGCCCGCTTTGTCTTCCCGCCATTTCGAAGTGA
- the lpxB gene encoding lipid-A-disaccharide synthase, translating into MMQIRDPKRKIFLIATEESGDRLGSALMKVLRQRLGDGVQFVGVGGRTMAREGLETLFPIEELSIVGFAAVIQQLQKILRLIRKTADAVLEAAPDALVIIDSPDFTHRVARRVRATNPAIPVVDYVSPSVWAWRPGRARAMLGYVDHVLGLLPFEPEEYRKLGGPPCSYVGHPLTEQLSSLRPNAEEQKRRDAEPPVLLVLPGSRRSEIRHHLEVFGATLGRLQAESRAFELMLPTMPHLEATIRDGVANWPVKPRIVVGESEKRAAFRIAHAALAKSGTVTLELALAGIPMVTAYRVGAIEAFILRRAVKVSSVILANLVIGKEVIPEFLQEDCTPEKLAPALSEVLTDSPLRRQQVEAFAQLDTIMSTGNKSPSVLAADIVLSTMRKGRR; encoded by the coding sequence GTGATGCAGATTCGCGATCCCAAGCGGAAGATCTTCCTGATCGCGACGGAGGAATCCGGCGACCGGCTCGGCTCGGCACTGATGAAGGTGCTCCGCCAGCGCCTCGGCGACGGCGTGCAGTTCGTCGGTGTCGGCGGCCGCACCATGGCGCGCGAGGGCCTCGAGACGCTGTTTCCGATCGAGGAGCTGTCGATCGTCGGTTTCGCCGCGGTGATCCAGCAGCTGCAAAAAATCCTGCGGCTGATCCGTAAGACCGCGGACGCCGTGCTGGAGGCCGCGCCGGACGCGCTCGTCATCATCGACAGCCCCGATTTCACCCATCGCGTCGCCCGCCGCGTGCGCGCGACGAATCCCGCGATCCCGGTGGTCGATTACGTCTCACCGTCGGTCTGGGCCTGGCGGCCGGGCCGGGCGCGCGCCATGCTCGGCTATGTCGACCATGTGCTCGGCCTGCTGCCGTTCGAGCCGGAGGAATACCGCAAGCTCGGCGGGCCGCCGTGCAGCTATGTCGGCCATCCCCTCACCGAGCAGCTGTCGTCGCTGCGGCCGAATGCCGAGGAGCAGAAGCGGCGCGATGCCGAGCCGCCGGTCCTGCTGGTGCTGCCCGGCAGTCGCCGCAGCGAGATCAGGCATCACCTCGAAGTGTTCGGCGCAACGCTTGGACGACTCCAGGCCGAAAGCCGCGCCTTCGAATTGATGCTGCCGACCATGCCGCACCTCGAAGCCACCATCCGCGATGGCGTGGCGAACTGGCCGGTCAAGCCGCGGATCGTGGTCGGCGAGAGCGAGAAGCGCGCCGCCTTCCGCATCGCGCATGCCGCGCTGGCGAAATCCGGCACGGTGACGCTGGAGCTCGCTTTGGCTGGCATTCCGATGGTGACGGCTTATCGCGTCGGTGCGATCGAAGCCTTCATCCTGCGCCGTGCGGTCAAGGTCTCCTCCGTCATCCTCGCCAATCTCGTGATCGGCAAGGAGGTCATTCCGGAGTTCCTGCAGGAGGACTGCACGCCGGAGAAGCTCGCACCGGCGCTGTCCGAGGTGCTGACGGATTCCCCGCTGCGCCGGCAGCAGGTCGAGGCGTTTGCGCAGCTCGACACGATCATGTCCACCGGCAACAAGTCGCCGAGCGTGCTCGCCGCCGACATCGTGCTCTCGACGATGCGGAAGGGGCGGCGGTAA
- a CDS encoding DUF2171 domain-containing protein, which translates to MQNIAEHMEVIGADGVHVGTVDKVEGNRIKLTKKDSGEGSHKGHHHFIDKGLVAGVEGNKVRLSAKADVAVTMEEEK; encoded by the coding sequence ATGCAGAACATCGCAGAGCATATGGAAGTCATCGGCGCCGATGGCGTCCACGTCGGCACCGTCGACAAGGTCGAAGGCAACCGCATCAAGCTGACCAAGAAGGACAGCGGCGAGGGCAGCCACAAGGGCCACCATCACTTCATCGACAAGGGCCTCGTCGCCGGTGTCGAGGGCAACAAGGTGCGGCTGTCCGCCAAGGCTGACGTCGCCGTGACGATGGAAGAGGAAAAGTAG
- the lpxD gene encoding UDP-3-O-(3-hydroxymyristoyl)glucosamine N-acyltransferase, with protein sequence MAQPTFFKKPPATALADIAALTKAQLVDPARGGHVITGLASLDEAGPMHLTFFDNLKYADDLKATKAGACLVSPRFEAQVPAHVAVLRVAQPFRAFVGIARQWHGDALRPQSWVGNAGIAPSAIIDPSARLEDDVIVDPLAVIGPDVEIGSGTVIGAGAVIGPGVKIGRDCNVGARTAIQCALIGNDVLIHPGCSIGQDGYGFIFFGPEGHLKVPQTGRVLIQNNVEVGAGTTIDRGSLRDTVIGEGTKIDNQVQIGHNVTIGRNCLLAAQIGLAGSLTIGDNVALGAKVGINNHLKIGDGAQVTAMSGVKDDIPPNGRWGGFFAKPTKQWFKEIIAVERLVRDSKADPKNEGRE encoded by the coding sequence ATGGCGCAGCCGACCTTCTTCAAGAAACCGCCTGCCACAGCGCTGGCTGACATCGCCGCGCTGACCAAGGCGCAACTGGTCGATCCCGCAAGGGGCGGCCACGTCATCACGGGTCTGGCCTCGCTCGACGAAGCCGGCCCGATGCACCTGACGTTCTTCGACAACCTCAAATATGCCGACGATCTGAAGGCGACCAAGGCCGGAGCTTGCCTGGTGAGCCCGCGCTTCGAGGCCCAGGTGCCCGCGCATGTGGCCGTGCTGCGGGTGGCGCAGCCGTTCCGTGCCTTCGTCGGGATCGCCCGGCAATGGCACGGCGATGCCCTGCGCCCGCAGTCCTGGGTCGGCAATGCCGGTATTGCGCCGTCGGCCATCATCGACCCCTCGGCGCGGCTGGAAGACGACGTCATTGTCGATCCCCTGGCCGTGATCGGCCCGGATGTCGAGATCGGCAGCGGTACCGTGATCGGCGCCGGAGCCGTCATCGGTCCCGGGGTCAAGATCGGCCGGGACTGTAATGTCGGCGCCCGCACGGCCATCCAGTGTGCGCTGATTGGCAATGACGTGCTCATCCATCCCGGCTGCTCGATCGGCCAGGACGGCTATGGCTTCATCTTCTTCGGCCCTGAGGGCCATCTGAAAGTGCCCCAGACCGGCCGGGTGCTGATCCAGAACAACGTGGAAGTCGGCGCCGGCACCACCATCGACCGCGGGTCACTGCGCGACACCGTGATCGGGGAGGGCACCAAAATCGACAATCAGGTCCAGATCGGCCACAATGTGACCATCGGCCGGAACTGCCTGCTGGCGGCCCAGATCGGGCTCGCGGGCAGCCTGACGATCGGCGACAACGTGGCGCTGGGAGCAAAGGTTGGCATCAACAATCACCTCAAGATCGGCGACGGGGCCCAGGTCACCGCGATGAGCGGCGTCAAGGACGACATCCCGCCGAACGGTCGCTGGGGTGGCTTTTTTGCCAAGCCGACCAAGCAGTGGTTCAAGGAAATTATCGCGGTGGAGCGCCTGGTACGCGACAGCAAGGCCGATCCGAAGAACGAGGGACGGGAATGA
- a CDS encoding KTSC domain-containing protein — translation MVRALAILLAQLATAPIVSETVETGERRLVDLGTFECRDITRSTMLQRVCYDPAQQDLIVAVGGTYDRYCGVTADMVERLLGAPSMGRFFNQNLKREAVSGRYDCRT, via the coding sequence GTGGTCAGGGCCCTGGCAATCCTGCTCGCACAGCTCGCGACCGCACCGATCGTGTCCGAGACGGTCGAGACCGGCGAACGCCGTCTTGTCGATCTTGGCACATTCGAGTGCCGCGACATCACCCGCAGCACGATGCTGCAGCGGGTCTGCTACGACCCTGCGCAGCAGGACCTCATCGTCGCGGTTGGCGGCACTTATGATCGATATTGCGGCGTGACGGCGGACATGGTCGAGCGCCTGCTGGGCGCACCGTCCATGGGCCGGTTCTTCAACCAGAATCTCAAGCGCGAGGCAGTGTCCGGCCGTTACGACTGCCGGACGTAA
- the gltX gene encoding glutamate--tRNA ligase, with translation MTSPVVTRFAPSPTGFLHIGGARTALFNWLYAKKHGGKMLLRIEDTDRERSTEAAIGAILDGLKWLELGWDGDVIYQFSRAARHREVAEQLLADGKAYRCYATAEELTAMREKARAEGRTRLYDGLWRDRDPATAPSDVKPTIRLRAPQTGETVIEDQVQGRVVWQNENLDDLVLLRGDGNPTYMLAVVVDDHDMGVTHVIRGDDHLINAARQKQIYDAMGWALPSMSHIPLIHGPDGSKLSKRHGALGVDAYRAMGYLPAALRNYLVRLGWSHGDQEIFSTEEMIAAFDLASVGRAAARFDFAKLENLNGHYIRHADDQSLVKMFEDVLDHVVPSRDEIKAKLNDGTRAQLLKAMPALKERAKTLIELIDSAYFIFADRPLELDPKAAALLTSENRKLIGQLHSALEKVETWSGAATEAALRAFAEENSLKLGAVAQPLRAALTGRTTSPGIFEVLDVLGRQESLGRLNDQSTT, from the coding sequence ATGACCTCTCCCGTCGTCACCCGCTTTGCTCCCTCCCCGACCGGCTTCCTCCACATCGGGGGCGCCCGTACGGCGCTGTTCAACTGGCTCTATGCGAAGAAGCACGGCGGCAAGATGCTGCTTCGGATCGAGGACACCGACCGGGAGCGCTCCACGGAGGCCGCGATCGGCGCCATCCTCGACGGGCTGAAATGGCTGGAGCTCGGCTGGGATGGCGACGTCATCTACCAGTTCAGCCGCGCCGCCCGTCACCGCGAGGTCGCCGAGCAGCTGCTGGCCGACGGCAAGGCCTACCGTTGCTATGCCACCGCCGAGGAACTCACCGCGATGCGCGAGAAGGCGCGCGCGGAAGGCCGCACCCGCCTCTATGACGGCCTGTGGCGCGACCGCGATCCGGCCACCGCGCCGTCCGACGTCAAGCCGACCATCCGCCTGCGCGCACCGCAGACCGGCGAGACCGTGATCGAGGACCAGGTCCAGGGCCGCGTGGTCTGGCAGAACGAGAACCTCGACGACCTCGTCCTGCTGCGCGGCGATGGCAACCCGACCTACATGCTCGCGGTGGTGGTGGACGACCACGACATGGGCGTCACCCATGTCATTCGCGGCGACGACCATCTGATCAACGCCGCCCGCCAGAAGCAGATCTACGACGCGATGGGCTGGGCGCTGCCGAGCATGTCCCACATCCCCCTGATCCACGGCCCGGACGGCTCGAAGCTCTCCAAGCGGCACGGCGCGCTCGGCGTCGATGCCTACCGCGCCATGGGGTACCTCCCGGCTGCGCTCCGCAACTACCTCGTCCGTCTCGGATGGAGCCATGGCGACCAGGAGATCTTCTCGACCGAGGAGATGATCGCCGCGTTCGACCTTGCCTCCGTCGGCCGCGCCGCCGCCCGCTTCGATTTCGCCAAGCTGGAAAACCTCAACGGTCACTACATCCGCCACGCCGACGATCAATCACTCGTGAAGATGTTCGAGGACGTGCTCGACCATGTGGTGCCGAGCCGCGACGAGATTAAGGCCAAGTTAAACGACGGCACGCGGGCTCAGCTTCTCAAGGCGATGCCGGCCCTGAAGGAGCGCGCCAAGACGCTGATCGAGCTGATCGACAGCGCCTATTTCATCTTCGCCGACCGCCCTCTGGAGCTCGATCCCAAGGCTGCGGCGCTGCTGACGTCGGAAAACCGCAAGCTGATCGGCCAGCTTCATTCCGCGCTGGAGAAAGTCGAGACGTGGAGCGGCGCCGCCACCGAAGCCGCGCTACGTGCTTTCGCCGAGGAAAATAGTCTCAAGCTCGGTGCGGTCGCGCAGCCGTTGCGGGCCGCGCTGACGGGGCGGACGACGTCGCCTGGTATATTCGAGGTTTTGGACGTGCTGGGACGCCAGGAGAGCCTTGGCCGGCTTAACGATCAGTCTACGACGTAA
- the fabZ gene encoding 3-hydroxyacyl-ACP dehydratase FabZ, translating into MTAESPIKFELVDINAILRTLPHRFPMLLIDRVINIRADYSGIGIKNVTFNEPAFQGHFPERPVYPGVMMIEAMAQTAGVIGITSVEGTEKPRAVYFLTIDKCKFRKPVLPGDTIEYHMRSIGRRKAMWWFHGDAKVNGQVVAEADVGAMLTD; encoded by the coding sequence ATGACGGCGGAATCACCCATCAAGTTCGAGCTGGTGGATATCAATGCGATCCTCCGGACGTTGCCGCACCGTTTTCCGATGTTGCTGATCGATCGGGTGATCAACATCCGCGCCGACTACAGCGGCATCGGCATCAAGAACGTCACCTTCAACGAGCCTGCCTTCCAGGGGCATTTCCCGGAGCGCCCGGTCTATCCCGGCGTGATGATGATCGAAGCGATGGCGCAGACCGCCGGCGTGATCGGTATCACCTCGGTCGAGGGCACCGAGAAACCGCGCGCGGTTTATTTCCTCACCATCGACAAGTGCAAGTTCCGCAAGCCGGTGCTGCCCGGCGACACCATCGAATATCACATGCGTTCGATCGGCCGCCGCAAGGCGATGTGGTGGTTTCACGGCGACGCCAAGGTCAACGGCCAGGTCGTTGCGGAAGCCGACGTCGGCGCCATGCTCACGGACTAA